GATTGCTGATCCTCCTGACCTGGTTTGCTCCAAAATTGGGGGTTATCAAAATAACGAGAGAGCTTCCAGACTTCTTTTTCTTTGTGCTCACCAGTTTCTAATCTCGTAATAACCGTTTCAATATGATTGGGTTGGATGACTGCCTCATATGGTTCCCCCGTTACCGTTACTTGATTACTCCCTCTAGTAACTTCATCATCACTCATAAAATAAATAGTATCTGTTTGGTCTATTTCTTTTCCATAAACAATAGGAGTGAGATCTTTACCGACAAGCGGGTGTACCTCCGTATGGTCCTTTCTTAATTCATCTTGTACACTGTCAACCTTAATTCCTGCTAATCCAAGCATGGTTGGAACGATATCCACATGACTAGTTAACAGATTACTTGTGACAGAAGCGGGGAAAAGCTTAGGATTATGGATGATAAAGGGAACATGAATTGCCTCTTCATATGCATTATGCCACTTCTGAAATAATCCACCATGTGATCCTAATAAGCTGCCGTGGTCAGCAGTGAAAAGCACAATTGTATCTTCATAAAAACTCGTTTCTTGCAGTGCTGTAAACACTTTAGCCAGCTCTTGATCTACCTGTTTATGCAAAGAGTAATAGAGTTGACGATAGAAGAGGGTGTCTTTAGTTGGTTGGAAGGCTTTTTGGTAAGCGTCGCGATAACTCTTTTGGGCAACTGGCTTGGTTTCTAGTGATTCACTAGAGGTCGGAGCTTCTTGGATAAAAGGAACGGAAGAATCTATTTGAAAATCAAAGGTTGGTAAATCTTTCGTTAATTCTCCATAAAGGGTGATATCATGTGGGTTTACAAAAGAAGCTACAATCAGCCAAGGCATGTCAGGTGATGATGGTTTTTCCAGTTCTCCTAGTAATTCAACTACCTCAGCAGCATAAACTTGATCCCGTCCAGAAATGCCTGCTGCAGCAGATGAACCCGAATTATGCGGAGCTTGTCCATGGGGTTCTGGTCCTATCCATCCTGTGAATCCATATGAATCTAGTTGATTAGATTGTTTGTACATCTCCTCATTTGCACGATTAGGAATTCCTGTTGTTCCGTTGAAAGAGAGGAGTGCATTATGAGTGCCTGGTATCAAAATGTCTTCATCCGATAAATGCCATTTACCTTTCCAATAGGTTTGGTATCCCGCTGTACGAAAATAGTCTCCCAATGTCGGAACCGTACTGGGATGTAGCCAAAAGCTGTCTGGATCAAACGCGCCTTTAGCAGCTCCAGTCGTTTGGGTTACACCATGTAAAGAAGGATACTGACCTGTATATAACGTCGTTCGACTAGGTGAACATGCTGTACTCCCTGCGTAGTGGTTTAAAAATTCTATACCGTTTTTCCTTAACGCCTCTTGTGTTACTAAATGCTCCTTTCTCCACGACTTTAATTCACTCGTCTCATATGTGGTGGGATAACGTTGTTCATCGACCATTAAAATAAGGAAGTTGGGACGTTTTTTCTTTTTACCTAACGGATTGAACAAATAGATTCCTCCTTTCTCGATATAACAATATATGCAAAGAGAGCTAGGAAGATTGAACTAAATTTCCAATAGTCGAATCACTCGTGAATCCTCAATTCTGATTACTAAGAAAAGTGTAAATTTTCTAAATACAACTTGACAATTTCTAGTCTGTGCGATATCTTACTGAATAACAGTAGTATGATGTTGAATCCTTTTGTCGTTTGTATAACGTTATATTATTTTTATTAAAAACAATGGATATCTATTATTCATCGCTCATTATTGTAAGCGCTTTACTATTACGCAACATGACATGTACTCACTTGGTAAACACCTATTATTGGAAGAATTTTCAATCCGGAAATTCCTGTCCCTTTATGCATCTAGAACCCTATACATATGAAAAATAAATAAATATACGTTTATTTATCGTCACACAATTTACTTTACATAAACGAGGTGGGAGAATGGGCGATACTGTACAATTTTTAGTTACTGGATTAACCATCGGAAGCATTTACGCAATCGTGGCTCTTGGATTTGTAACGATTTATAGTGTTACAAAGGTCATTAACTTAGCTCAGGGTGAGTTCGTTATGCTCGGCGGAATGACCATGTTTTCTTTGACTCATGCTGGAATACCGTATTTTTTAGCATTCCTACTAACAATCCCTATAGTAGTGGTCATAGGTTGGCTCATAGAGTTTGTGATTGTTAAGCGGGCAAAGGGTGCTGACCCTATTAGCGTCATTATCCTAACAATAGGAATTGCAATCCTAATAAAAGGGGTTGCAAGTATGGTTTGGGGGAAAGATTCAGTAAAGGTAGAACCTTTTACAAATGATGCCCCATTGAACATTTTTGGAGCAGCTATTACACCACAGAGCATATGGGTTATGGTGTTTATGCTTGTAATTGTAGCTGTACTTTATGTGTTAATGGAAAAGACTATGGTAGGTAAAGCATTTAAGGCGTGTTCTATTAATCCTTTAGCCGCCAGACTCATGGGGATTAGTCCGAATGTGATGTCTTCCTTATCGTTTGCACTAAGTGCGGGACTTGGCGCGTTAGCTGGACTCGTTATTAGTCCGATTCTCTTCCCAGCCTATGATATGGGTCTAATGCTTTCAATCAAAGGATTTTCTGCAAGTATTTTAGGTGGTCTTGGTAGTGCGCCTGGTGCTGTAATTGGTGGGCTTTTATTAGGCGTTATTGAATCTCTTGGTGCTGGGTTTATCAGCTCGGGTATGAAGGATGCCATTGCTTTTGGTGTCGTTTTAATTCTATTACTAATTAGACCATTCGGTTTATTAGGTGAAAAGAACG
This DNA window, taken from Bacillus carboniphilus, encodes the following:
- a CDS encoding sulfatase-like hydrolase/transferase; translated protein: MFNPLGKKKKRPNFLILMVDEQRYPTTYETSELKSWRKEHLVTQEALRKNGIEFLNHYAGSTACSPSRTTLYTGQYPSLHGVTQTTGAAKGAFDPDSFWLHPSTVPTLGDYFRTAGYQTYWKGKWHLSDEDILIPGTHNALLSFNGTTGIPNRANEEMYKQSNQLDSYGFTGWIGPEPHGQAPHNSGSSAAAGISGRDQVYAAEVVELLGELEKPSSPDMPWLIVASFVNPHDITLYGELTKDLPTFDFQIDSSVPFIQEAPTSSESLETKPVAQKSYRDAYQKAFQPTKDTLFYRQLYYSLHKQVDQELAKVFTALQETSFYEDTIVLFTADHGSLLGSHGGLFQKWHNAYEEAIHVPFIIHNPKLFPASVTSNLLTSHVDIVPTMLGLAGIKVDSVQDELRKDHTEVHPLVGKDLTPIVYGKEIDQTDTIYFMSDDEVTRGSNQVTVTGEPYEAVIQPNHIETVITRLETGEHKEKEVWKLSRYFDNPQFWSKPGQEDQQSTIKAQVPLTPTQMTTISMTTTKTEPVNYEFEMYNITKDPCERVNLANPSNETIQSKQIKEQLCSLLEEQRKIKRIYPVSGTVPGNPF
- a CDS encoding branched-chain amino acid ABC transporter permease; translated protein: MGDTVQFLVTGLTIGSIYAIVALGFVTIYSVTKVINLAQGEFVMLGGMTMFSLTHAGIPYFLAFLLTIPIVVVIGWLIEFVIVKRAKGADPISVIILTIGIAILIKGVASMVWGKDSVKVEPFTNDAPLNIFGAAITPQSIWVMVFMLVIVAVLYVLMEKTMVGKAFKACSINPLAARLMGISPNVMSSLSFALSAGLGALAGLVISPILFPAYDMGLMLSIKGFSASILGGLGSAPGAVIGGLLLGVIESLGAGFISSGMKDAIAFGVVLILLLIRPFGLLGEKNVGKGGL